A stretch of the Corvus moneduloides isolate bCorMon1 chromosome 8, bCorMon1.pri, whole genome shotgun sequence genome encodes the following:
- the LOC116447624 gene encoding LOW QUALITY PROTEIN: vertebrate ancient opsin-like (The sequence of the model RefSeq protein was modified relative to this genomic sequence to represent the inferred CDS: inserted 1 base in 1 codon; deleted 2 bases in 2 codons) encodes MILFLLSEVMDAFRAFENESLLSSYSVPARLDPFRRPLDSIQPWQFRLLAAVMLVVTSLSLAENLAVILVXFKFKQLRQPVNYIIVNLSVADFLVSLIGGTISFLTNLKGYFYMGYWACVLEGFAVTFFGIVALWSLALLAFERYIVICRPLRNMRLRGKQAALGIVFVWTFSFIWTIPPTTGWSSYTASKIGTTCEPNWYSGAYADRTYIIAFFTTCFIVPLLVILVSYGKLVWKLKKVSDATRQAANYQEPERQVTRMVVFMIIAFLICWMPYATFAYPSHWHIPSIELDPCLAAIPAFFSKTATVYNPIIYVFMNKQFRQWSDSNVQCSAIGAVESNMNLTSERAVLTQDRRGSEMSPMAVPSTISETKTGVEHRNRQSLALLKTSENKICPM; translated from the exons ATGATATTATTTTTGCTGAGTGAAGTAATGGATGCATTCAGAGCATTTGAAAATGAGTCGCTTTTGTCCAGTTACTCTGTTCCTGCCAGATTGGATCCCTTCCGTCGTCCCTTGGACTCCATCCAGCCCTGGCAATTCAGGCTTCTGGCAGCAGTAATGTTGGTGGTGACCTCCCTGTCACTTGCTGAGAACCTGGCTGTAATCCTGG ACTTTAAGTTCAAGCAATTGAGACAACCTGTCAATTATATTATAGTCAATTTGTCTGTGGCTGATTTCCTGGTCTCACTGATTGGTGGTACCATCAGCTTTTTAACAAATCTGAAAGGTTATTTTTATATGGGATACTGGGCTTGTGTACTGGAAGGATTTGCTGTCACATTTTTTG GCATTGTAGCTCTCTGGTCTCTTGCTCTGTTGGCTTTTGAGCGCTACATTGTGATCTGCCGCCCGCTGAGAAATATGCGCTTGAGGGGGAAGCAGGCAGCTCTAGGTATTGTCTTTGTGTggactttttccttcatttggaCCATTCCACCAACAACTGGTTGGAGCAGTTACACGGCCAGTAAGATTGGAACTACTTGTGAGCCTAACTG GTACTCAGGAGCC TATGCTGACCGTACATACATTATTGCATTCTTCACCACCTGTTTTATAGTA CCCTTATTGGTGATTTTGGTATCCTATGGAAAATTGGTGTGGAAGCTAAAAAAG GTGTCAGATGCAACAAGGCAGGCTGCGAACTACCAGGAACCTGAAAGACAAGTGACTAGAATGGTTGTTTTTATGATCATTGCCTTTCTAATCTGCTGGATGCCATACGCTACCTTTGCCTATCCTAGTCACTGGCATATCCCCTCCATTGAGCTGGATCCTTGTCTGGCAGCAATTCCGgctttcttttccaaaacagCTACCGTTTACAATCCAATTATTTATGTCTTTATGAACAAACAG TTCAGGCAGTGGTCTGATTCAAATGTTCAGTGCAGTGCCATAGGAGCTGTGGAGTCCAACATGAACCTGACTTCAGAGAGAGCAGTGCTAACCCAGGACAGAAGAGGCAGCGAGATGTCCCCCATGGCAGTTCCTAGCACCATTTCTGAGACGAAAACTGGAGTTGAACACAGAAATAGACAATCTTTGGCTCTGttgaaaacttcagaaaacaaaatttgtcCCATGTAG